The Leucobacter viscericola sequence AAAACAGCTCACCGACACGATCTCAAAGTTTCTGAAGAAGGCCGGTGTGCCTGGTGCCTCCGTCGTGATCACTGGCGCGAAAGGTGAGGAATACTCGGGCAACTTTGGTGACGCCGTGATCGACGATCCAACGACCGACGCCACCCGCTTCGCCTACCGCAGTATTACTAAGGCTTTCACTGGCACGGTCATCTTGCAGCTTGTCGATGAAGGCAAGGTGAAGCTCGATGATCCCGTGTCGAAGTACGTCGATGGTGTGCCAAACGGCGAGAACATCACGATCCGGGAGCTTGGCAACATGCGCTCGGGGCTCGCGAACTATTCGTCGAACCCGAAACTGGGTGAGATGCTGAGCAAGGATCCGAGTCGCGAACCCGCTGTTTCGGAACTGCTTGATCTCTCATTCTCGGAGCCCGCGAACTTCAGGCCCGGTGAGAAGTACGAGTACTCAAACACCAACACGCTGCTGCTGGGTGAAGTGATCGAAAAGGTCACCGGCAAACCGTGGCAAGACGAGGTGAAGAGCAGGATCGAGACCTCGTTGAAATTGAGCTCCGTTGAGTACGGGTTCACGGATCCAAACCTCGATGCAACCGGCTATGAGGTCGCCAACGGCAAGGTGGTTGAAGCTCTGCCGGTTGTCGCACCGGGGTGGCTGGGTGCCGCGGGCGCCCTCACTGGAACGGCGAGTGACCTGGCGACGTGGGGCCGCGCCCTCGGCAGCGGATCGCTGATTGACAAGGCCACCCAGCAGGAGCGCCTTGATCAGTTCGGCTCGACCGAGGATGATCCCAAGAGCCCCGAGTACGACCGCTACGGCTTCACGATGGGCGAGATTGACGGCTGGGTGGGTCACACGGGAACGGGCCTGGGCTTCCAGGGGCTCGTCATGTACGACGCGAAGTCGGAGCGGGTAATCGCGATCCTGGTCAACGCGACGGGCGAGGATCCCGACCTGCCAGCGCACCTGTTTAAGGAGATTCTGCCGCTGTACTAGCCTTGCTTCGAACGGTGACGTGTCTGCCGGTGGTGGCACGTCACCCGGTCAGTAACTCGGGTTTTAGACCGGCAGACGTGCGAGTACCGGCTGACATTTTGGATCGGGTCGGTTTGAAACAGATGGCTGGTTAATGCGCCTGTTTCGGCAAGGGTGTCTCTCTGAAATGTTCGCTATTTGGCGGTATCCATCTGTGCGGCATCGAAGCGCCCGGGCAGCGCGAGGTTTCCCACGCCGCTGACGCTCACCGACTCAAGTCCCTGCCAGGCCGCTGCACGAGCCAGCAGATCTTGCGCCGCCTCCGCCGTGCGCGCAGGGGCCTTTTCTTCTTGCCAAGCCGCCTGCACGAGCAACTCTTTACTCTTGCGATCCGCCTTGAGATCGATGCGACCAGCAAGCACACCATTCACCATCAGCGGCAAGCAGTAGTAACCGTACTGCCGCTTCTCTTTTGGGGTGTAAATCTCGATGCGGTAGTGAAAGTCGAACATACGCTCTGCTCGCGGGCGAAACCAGACGACCGGGTCAAAAGGCGTGAGCAGGGCGTCCGGTGCAAGCCGGCTCGGCACTGCGGCATCGCGGTGCATCCAGGCCTGCTCTGGTGTGCCGTTCGCCTTTTGCCAACCGGCGACAGAAACGGGAATGAGGATCCCGCTCTCCTCAAGCGCCCGCACCGCAACCCGGGCGTCCGCCGTTTTGAGGCGGTGGTAGTCGGCGAGGTCGGCGAGCGTGCCAACACCTAGCGATCGTGCGGCCTGCTCGACGAGTTGCCTTTGTGCGTCCTCGCGACTCACCTCAACGAGTGCCGAGGCGGGCAGCACCTGCTCGGCGAGCGCGTACCTGCGCTGGAATCCTTCGCGTCCGCTCGACACCACATCGCCGCGAGCAAACAGCACCTCAACGGCGTGTTTTGTTTCGCTCCAGTCCCACCACGGTCCGCGCTTTTCGCGGGGGCCTTCCTCCAGCTCACGCACGAACTGGGGGCCGCCGTCGGCCAATGCCTCGCGCACTCGATCGAGTGTCGGCTGCAGTGCAGCGTAGCGTTCTTGACCGGCATAGCGATCCCGAAACTCATGCATGCGCCAGCCGAAGAGCGGTCGATCCCCCACCGGAATAAACGCTGCCTCGTGTGCCCAGTACTCCGTGTACTCGCCGCTGTTCCAGAGATGCTTATCGAGCTGCTCAGAGTCGTAGACACCGTGCCGGGAGAACACCGGCATGTAATGACTGCGTGCAAAGACGTTGACAGAGTCGATCTGCAGAACGTGCAGTCGTTCTAGCGCCGGATCAAATGGCCGCCTGGCCCGTAAACGCGCTGATCCGCGAAACCCCTGAGCTGCCAATGCAACACGGCGTGCCTCTGCGGCACTGAGTGAATTGGTACTCGGGGATTCGCGGATCATAGAGCGAGTCTGTTTATGCGAACCAGAGCGAAAGCTCGCGCTCGGCGGAGAGCGTCGAGTCGGAGCCGTGAACGAGGTTCTGCTGCACCGCAAGACCCCAGTCGCGCCCGAGATCGCCACGGATTGTGCCGGGAGCGGCAG is a genomic window containing:
- a CDS encoding serine hydrolase domain-containing protein, whose translation is MSLVAGTLALGIALAGCAAAPESATQTTAATPSEKQLTDTISKFLKKAGVPGASVVITGAKGEEYSGNFGDAVIDDPTTDATRFAYRSITKAFTGTVILQLVDEGKVKLDDPVSKYVDGVPNGENITIRELGNMRSGLANYSSNPKLGEMLSKDPSREPAVSELLDLSFSEPANFRPGEKYEYSNTNTLLLGEVIEKVTGKPWQDEVKSRIETSLKLSSVEYGFTDPNLDATGYEVANGKVVEALPVVAPGWLGAAGALTGTASDLATWGRALGSGSLIDKATQQERLDQFGSTEDDPKSPEYDRYGFTMGEIDGWVGHTGTGLGFQGLVMYDAKSERVIAILVNATGEDPDLPAHLFKEILPLY
- a CDS encoding winged helix-turn-helix domain-containing protein, which encodes MIRESPSTNSLSAAEARRVALAAQGFRGSARLRARRPFDPALERLHVLQIDSVNVFARSHYMPVFSRHGVYDSEQLDKHLWNSGEYTEYWAHEAAFIPVGDRPLFGWRMHEFRDRYAGQERYAALQPTLDRVREALADGGPQFVRELEEGPREKRGPWWDWSETKHAVEVLFARGDVVSSGREGFQRRYALAEQVLPASALVEVSREDAQRQLVEQAARSLGVGTLADLADYHRLKTADARVAVRALEESGILIPVSVAGWQKANGTPEQAWMHRDAAVPSRLAPDALLTPFDPVVWFRPRAERMFDFHYRIEIYTPKEKRQYGYYCLPLMVNGVLAGRIDLKADRKSKELLVQAAWQEEKAPARTAEAAQDLLARAAAWQGLESVSVSGVGNLALPGRFDAAQMDTAK